In one window of Rhodospirillaceae bacterium DNA:
- the gshB gene encoding glutathione synthase, producing the protein MSLQVAIQMDPIESIDIEGDSSFVLALEAQLRGYKLYHYLPEHLSLVDGHVVARARALSVQRKMGDHFTLGDFETLNLKSMDVVLMRQDPPFDMGYITATHLLEHIHPDTLVVNDPANVRNAPEKLFVTNFPDLMPPTLISRDIDQVTAFRTKHEDIIVKPLYGNGGAGVFHITPDDENLSSLLELFLERNSEPAIVQAYLPEVRQGDKRIILIDGVPAGAINRVPKEGEARSNMHVGGTAFQSTLTDREKEICTTIGPALKERGLIFVGIDVIGDYLTEINVTSPTGLQEINRYDGVSLEGQIWDAIEARLGGT; encoded by the coding sequence ATGAGTCTTCAGGTGGCCATACAAATGGACCCCATCGAATCCATCGATATAGAGGGCGACAGCAGTTTCGTCTTAGCGTTGGAGGCCCAGCTTCGGGGCTATAAGCTTTATCATTACCTCCCTGAACATTTGTCTCTGGTGGACGGACACGTCGTCGCGCGGGCGCGGGCGCTTAGCGTACAACGCAAGATGGGGGATCATTTTACCTTAGGGGATTTTGAGACCCTAAATCTTAAGTCCATGGATGTGGTTCTGATGCGGCAAGATCCGCCGTTTGACATGGGCTACATCACGGCAACCCACCTGTTGGAGCATATCCACCCCGATACCTTGGTTGTTAATGATCCGGCCAACGTCCGTAACGCGCCGGAAAAATTATTTGTGACCAATTTCCCTGATCTCATGCCGCCGACGTTGATTTCACGTGATATCGATCAGGTCACGGCGTTCAGGACCAAACATGAAGACATCATCGTCAAGCCGCTTTATGGCAATGGCGGTGCCGGTGTGTTCCATATCACGCCAGATGATGAAAATCTTTCATCTCTGCTGGAACTGTTCTTGGAACGCAACTCGGAACCGGCGATTGTTCAGGCCTACCTGCCGGAAGTTCGCCAAGGCGACAAACGAATTATCCTTATTGATGGTGTGCCTGCCGGCGCAATTAATCGCGTACCAAAAGAAGGCGAAGCGCGTTCCAACATGCATGTCGGCGGGACGGCTTTCCAGTCGACCCTGACCGACCGTGAAAAGGAAATCTGCACCACCATTGGCCCGGCCCTGAAAGAGCGCGGTCTCATTTTTGTCGGTATTGATGTTATTGGTGATTACCTCACAGAAATTAATGTCACCTCCCCGACGGGCCTCCAAGAAATTAACCGATACGATGGAGTTTCACTTGAAGGCCAAATTTGGGATGCTATTGAAGCACGGCTGGGTGGGACATAG